Proteins from a genomic interval of Zerene cesonia ecotype Mississippi unplaced genomic scaffold, Zerene_cesonia_1.1 Zces_u001, whole genome shotgun sequence:
- the LOC119838058 gene encoding copper-transporting ATPase 2-like yields the protein MADGRAISYETTEMVEKEKSEEPPQDLISVRVPINGMTCQSCVRSIEGSVGELEGVKYVKVELSENAGYFRYDPRTCSADAIRSHIEDMGFEVPTDSSEETRKLLPREIPTDLLIDMTGAGPPQQDTELAVTGMTCQSCVNTIEGTLKEMPGVIRASVSLAENKASVTHSRGAVTPRQLADAVYSLGFDVEIIGGTDTPHDQASGDGAKMSPAKAKAQTNGTVSPLPEEISTCTLEVRGMTCASCVAAIEKHFSKINGVHSVAVALLAAKAEVRHEPRRVSAAALAHSLTELGFPADVLSESGAPRDLHLAIKGMTCASCVNKIEKTVLKLNGVVSCVVALTTCKGKVTYDPEVIGARKICDAISGLGFEATALNTHTRNTSNYFEHKEEIRKWRNAFLVSLIFGAPCMAAMVYFMAVMGDGEAHRDMCCVLPGLSLENLIMMALATPVQVGCFQVTVADGAGGPPGGERYHRPYLYSLCVVAAAMALRQDTSPLTFFDTPPMLLVFVSLGRWLEHIAKGKTSEALSKLLSLKPTEAVLVTLDSEGREVGEKSIPVELVERGDILKVVPGAKIPVDGKVLSGQSTCDESLITGESMPVPKSKDSLVLGGSINQHGALVMAATHTGDASALAQIVRLVEDAQTSRAPVQRLADTIAGYFVPIVVFLSVLTLVCWMISGAIDISRIKSITPPMYRNFSDWELIVQTSFHFALSVLAIACPCALGLATPTAVMVATGVGASLGLLIKGAEPLEHAHKVKTVVFDKTGTITRGCARVARVALLTGEPRDLRDLLACVRAAELNSEHPLASAIVQWCTAVLGEEARAHCRSFTAAPGCGLRARLALRPPHPHPAHPAPAPLCHPPAGRETSSFQLHGVPVDIIEGEGDSALSSAQAAHRLNAIIRTDSDQEVEQLVLIGNRENLKFGTITSEENKTYRIHSIDQLVCTIGVADEVKPEAHLAVYCLKKMGLEVCLLTGDNRKTAVAIARQVGITKVYAEVLPSHKVAKIQKLQEKGQKVAMVGDGVNDSPALAQADVGIAIASGTDVAVEAADLVLMRDDLLDVAACLRLSRATVRRIRLNFVFASVYNLLAIPLASGAFALLGLQLQPWMASAAMAMSSVSVVCSSLLLKTFKKPSPSSLRTAEYEAELRARPPAAAAPPRARARADKPAPDAAASPLARLFQRNKSSDGCLLQEEDDLMTVSFIPKRPTREQPSINREL from the exons GGAGCCGCCTCAGGACCTGATCTCAGTCCGTGTCCCTATAAATGGCATGACATGCCAGTCGTGCGTGAGAAGCATAGAGGGATCCGTCGGGGAGCTGGAGGGAGTGAAGTACGTCAAG GTGGAGCTATCGGAAAACGCCGGCTACTTCAGGTATGACCCGCGCACGTGCTCCGCGGACGCGATCCGCTCCCACATAGAAGATATGGGCTTCGAGGTGCCCACGGATAGCTCGGAAGAGACCAG AAAGCTACTGCCCCGCGAGATACCGACAGACCTACTGATCGACATGACGGGCGCCGGGCCGCCGCAGCAGGACACCGAGCTGGCGGTCACGGGGATGACCTGCCAGTCGTGCGTCAACACCATCGAGG GTACCTTAAAGGAGATGCCAGGCGTGATCCGAGCTAGCGTCAGCCTGGCTGAGAACAAGGCTAGCGTCACCCACTCGCGCGGCGCGGTGACGCCGCGGCAATTGGCCGACGCGGTCTACTCGCTCGGCTTCGATGTGGAGATTATCGGTGGAACAG ATACACCGCACGATCAAGCGTCAGGCGATGGCGCCAAAATGTCACCGGCTAAAGCCAAAGCTCAAACTAAT GGTACAGTGTCCCCCCTCCCAGAGGAGATATCGACGTGCACGCTCGAAGTGCGCGGCATGACGTGCGCATCTTGCGTCGCCGCCATTGAGAAGCACTTCTCGAAAATAAACG GCGTGCACTCGGTGGCGGTGGCGCTGCTGGCCGCCAAGGCGGAGGTGCGGCACGAGCCGCGCCGCGTGTCCGCCGCCGCGCTCGCGCACTCGCTCACCGAGCTCGGCTTCCCCGCCGACGTGCTCAGCGAGAGCGGCGCGCCGCGCGACCTGCACCTCGCG ATCAAAGGCATGACGTGCGCGTCGTGCgttaacaaaattgaaaaaaccGTGCTGAAATTGAACGGCGTTGTGTCCTGCGTGGTCGCGCTCACCACTTGCAA agGTAAAGTGACATACGATCCGGAGGTGATCGGCGCTCGCAAGATCTGCGACGCGATCAGCGGTCTCGGGTTCGAAGCCACGGCGCTCAACACGCACACGAGGAACACGAGCAATTACTTCGAGCACAA GGAGGAGATAAGGAAGTGGCGTAACGCGTTCCTCGTCTCGCTGATATTCGGCGCGCCGTGCATGGCCGCGATGGTCTACTTCATGGCGGTGATGGGCGACGGCGAGGCGCACCGCGACATGTGCTGCGTGCTGCCCGGCCTCAGCCTGGAGAACCTCATCATGATGGCGCTGGCCACGCCCGTGCAGGTGGGCTGCTTCCAGGTCACCGTCGCCGATGGAGCCGGTGGGCCGCCTGGTGgtgagcgctaccaccgccc CTACTTGTACTCGCTGTGCGTGGTGGCGGCGGCGATGGCGCTGCGGCAGGACACGTCGCCGCTCACGTTCTTCGACACGCCGCCCATGCTGCTCGTGTTCGTGTCGCTGGGCCGCTGGCTGGAGCACATCGCCAAG GGCAAAACCTCCGAGGCCCTGTCCAAGTTGCTCTCGTTGAAGCCGACAGAAGCTGTGCTGGTGACGTTGGATAGCGAGGGGAGGGAAGTGGGAGAGAAGAGTATACCGGTGGAGTTGGTCGAGAGGGGGGATATATTGAAG GTGGTGCCGGGCGCTAAAATACCAGTCGATGGTAAAGTGTTATCCGGCCAGAGCACGTGCGACGAGTCATTGATAACCGGAGAGTCTATGCCTGTACCCAAGTCTAAAG ACTCGCTCGTGCTGGGCGGCAGCATCAACCAGCACGGCGCGCTGGTGATGGCGGCGACGCACACGGGCGACGCGTCGGCGCTGGCGCAGATCGTGCGGCTCGTGGAGGACGCGCAGACCAGCCGCGCGCCCGTGCAGCGCCTCGCCGACACCATCGCGGG GTATTTCGTACCAATCGTAGTGTTCCTCTCCGTGCTGACCCTCGTCTGCTGGATGATCAGCGGCGCGATAGACATATCGAGGATAAAGAGTATCACGCCG CCGATGTACCGCAACTTCTCGGACTGGGAGCTGATCGTGCAAACGTCGTTCCACTTCGCGCTGTCCGTGCTCGCGATCGCGTGCCCGTGCGCGCTGGGGCTGGCCACGCCCACCGCGGTCATGGTCGCCACGGGCGTGGGCGCCTCGCTCGGCCTGCTCATCAAGGGCGCCGAGCCGCTGGAGCACGCGCACAAG GTGAAGACGGTGGTGTTCGACAAGACGGGCACGATCACGCGCGGGTGCGCGCGGGTGGCGCGCGTGGCGCTGCTCACGGGCGAGCCGCGCGACCTGCGCGACCTGCTCGCCTGCGTGCGCGCCGCAGAGCTCAACTCGGAGCACCCGCTCGCCTCCG CGATAGTGCAGTGGTGCACGGCGGTGCTGGGCGAGGAGGCGCGCGCGCACTGCCGCAGCTTCACCGCGGCGCCGGGCTGCGGCCTGCGCGCGCGCCTCGCGCTGCGCCCCCCACACCCCCACCCCGCACACCCCGCACCCGCGCCGCTCTGCCACCCGCCCGCCGGCAG GGAGACATCGTCGTTCCAGCTCCACGGGGTGCCAGTGGACATCATAGAGGGCGAGGGAGATTCCGCGCTCAGCTCTGCGCAGGCGGCGCATCGCCTCAACGCCATCATACGGACGGATAGCGATCAG GAGGTGGAGCAGCTGGTGCTGATCGGCAACCGGGA gaatttgaaatttggaactatt ACTTCAGaggaaaataaaacgtatCGAATTCACTCGATAGATCAACTAGTGTGCACGATCGGCGTGGCGGACGAGGTGAAGCCCGAAGCCCACCTCGCGGTCTACTGCCTCAAGAAGATGGGGCTGGAGGTGTGTCTGCTGACCGGCGACAACAGGAAGACGGCGGTTGCCATCGCGAGACAG gTTGGCATCACGAAAGTGTACGCGGAAGTGTTGCCATCGCACAAAGTGGCTAAGATACAAAAGTTGCAGGAGAAGGGACAGAAAGTTGCCATG GTAGGCGACGGAGTGAACGACTCGCCGGCGCTGGCGCAGGCGGACGTGGGCATCGCGATCGCGAGCGGCACCGACGTGGCCGTGGAGGCGGCCGACCTCGTGCTCATGCGG GACGACCTGCTGGACGTGGCGGCGTGCCTGCGGCTGTCGCGCGCGACGGTGCGCCGCATCCGCCTCAACTTCGTGTTCGCGTCCGTCTACAACCTGCTCGCCATCCCGCTCGCCAGCGGCGCCTTCGCGCTGCTCGGCCTGCAGCTGCAG CCGTGGATGGCGTCAGCGGCAATGGCGATGAGCTCCGTGTCGGTCGTGTGTTCCAGCCTCTTGCTCAAAAC GTTCAAGAAGCCGAGCCCCTCGTCGCTGCG